A window of Macrobrachium rosenbergii isolate ZJJX-2024 chromosome 15, ASM4041242v1, whole genome shotgun sequence contains these coding sequences:
- the LOC136846772 gene encoding CUE domain-containing protein 2-A isoform X1, which yields MEGGISIFFTMSADADVVRTGLENLLHEHVPNADASGIDDIVVSYVSGVLEEVATDEEEVDSAGMKDVITAYVPDFDAIPEDAVTAWVIGMVHGINEEKNKAKTSKDMTLDSLISSFPVETRKHHNSQSVSETSERSQKLSETSSGSEEHSSTNGDEQDEYSEGLATLLEMFPGTCNLEVQHCLASCGGDLEHATTLILQRQEQGISIRSTNAKLMPGAKGNKNQVDDKEVRSSILNRYGFVDHDDDAREHRPVAPKWEGKKMIRYRDNKVVSLKGERYTEIKKEEATDMKKTYVHLKPGKQYRFH from the exons AATCTCCATTTTCTTCACCATGAGTGCTGATGCTGATGTCGTTCGCACTGGTTTGGAAAATCTCCTGCATGAACACGTGCCGAATGCAGACGCCAG tGGCATTGATGATATTGTAGTCAGTTATGTTAGTGGGGTGCTAGAGGAAGTGGCTACGGACGAGGAAGAGGTGGACTCTGCTGGAATGAAAGATGTCATCACGGCGTACGTCCCAGATTTCGATGCTATACCAGAAGACGCTGTCACGGCCTGGGTTATCGGCATGGTACACGGCATAAACGAGGAGAAAAATAAAG CCAAGACTTCCAAGGACATGACCCTTGACTCCCTTATCTCCTCCTTCCCCGTGGAGACCCGTAAACATCATAACTCTCAGTCTGTGAGTGAGACCAGTGAAAGGTCACAGAAGCTGTCAGAGACGTCCAGTGGGTCGGAAGAGCACAGCAGCACAAATGGCGATGAG CAAGATGAGTACTCGGAGGGCCTCGCCACATTGCTAGAAATGTTTCCCGGGACTTGCAACCTGGAAGTGCAGCACTGCCTTGCAAGTTGCGGCGGCGATTTAGAACATGCCACGACCCTCATTCTGCAGCGACAGGAGCAGGGAATTTCCATTAGATCCACCAATGCCAAA CTCATGCCCGGTGCCAAGGGCAACAAGAATCAAGTTGACGACAAAGAGGTGAGAAGTTCCATCCTGAATCGTTATGGTTTTGTGGATCACGACGACGACGCGAGGGAACACCGACCAGTAGCTCCCAAGTGG GAAGGCAAGAAGATGATCCGCTACCGCGACAACAAGGTTGTGAGTCTCAAGGGCGAGAGGTACACCGAGatcaagaaggaagaagccaccgATATGAAGAAGACATATGTACACCTTAAACCGGGCAAGCAATATAGATTCCACTGA
- the LOC136846772 gene encoding CUE domain-containing protein 2-A isoform X2, producing MSADADVVRTGLENLLHEHVPNADASGIDDIVVSYVSGVLEEVATDEEEVDSAGMKDVITAYVPDFDAIPEDAVTAWVIGMVHGINEEKNKAKTSKDMTLDSLISSFPVETRKHHNSQSVSETSERSQKLSETSSGSEEHSSTNGDEQDEYSEGLATLLEMFPGTCNLEVQHCLASCGGDLEHATTLILQRQEQGISIRSTNAKLMPGAKGNKNQVDDKEVRSSILNRYGFVDHDDDAREHRPVAPKWEGKKMIRYRDNKVVSLKGERYTEIKKEEATDMKKTYVHLKPGKQYRFH from the exons ATGAGTGCTGATGCTGATGTCGTTCGCACTGGTTTGGAAAATCTCCTGCATGAACACGTGCCGAATGCAGACGCCAG tGGCATTGATGATATTGTAGTCAGTTATGTTAGTGGGGTGCTAGAGGAAGTGGCTACGGACGAGGAAGAGGTGGACTCTGCTGGAATGAAAGATGTCATCACGGCGTACGTCCCAGATTTCGATGCTATACCAGAAGACGCTGTCACGGCCTGGGTTATCGGCATGGTACACGGCATAAACGAGGAGAAAAATAAAG CCAAGACTTCCAAGGACATGACCCTTGACTCCCTTATCTCCTCCTTCCCCGTGGAGACCCGTAAACATCATAACTCTCAGTCTGTGAGTGAGACCAGTGAAAGGTCACAGAAGCTGTCAGAGACGTCCAGTGGGTCGGAAGAGCACAGCAGCACAAATGGCGATGAG CAAGATGAGTACTCGGAGGGCCTCGCCACATTGCTAGAAATGTTTCCCGGGACTTGCAACCTGGAAGTGCAGCACTGCCTTGCAAGTTGCGGCGGCGATTTAGAACATGCCACGACCCTCATTCTGCAGCGACAGGAGCAGGGAATTTCCATTAGATCCACCAATGCCAAA CTCATGCCCGGTGCCAAGGGCAACAAGAATCAAGTTGACGACAAAGAGGTGAGAAGTTCCATCCTGAATCGTTATGGTTTTGTGGATCACGACGACGACGCGAGGGAACACCGACCAGTAGCTCCCAAGTGG GAAGGCAAGAAGATGATCCGCTACCGCGACAACAAGGTTGTGAGTCTCAAGGGCGAGAGGTACACCGAGatcaagaaggaagaagccaccgATATGAAGAAGACATATGTACACCTTAAACCGGGCAAGCAATATAGATTCCACTGA